The genomic region AGCGCCCCGGGCAGCCCGCTGCCAGCGGACGAATCGGCGCCGATCGACCTGTTCTGACCGAGGACAAAACCGCATCGCTGCCTTCGCGGGCAAGCCCGGCTCCTACCCTTTCGTGCCGTACACTCCCCGTGTGCAGCACAGGTTGCAGGAGCGTGGCTTGCCCGCGAATGATCTGCGCAACGCCTACCCGGCCACGAACAAAAAAGCCCCGACTCATCCGAGCCGGGGCTTTTCATTTGACGCTACAAGGGCTTAGCCGTTGAACACGTCATCCACGCTTTTCAGCGGGTAGTGCTTCGGATACGGCAGGGTCGCCACGCCGGTCTCGATCGCGGCCTTGGCCACGGCATCGGAGATCACGGTGATCAGACGGGCATCCAGTGGCTTCGGAATGATGTACTCACGACCGAACTCCAGCGAGTCAACGCCATAGGCCTCGCACACTTCCTTCGGCACCGGCAGCTTGGCCAGATCCTTCAGGGCGTTGGCCGCAGCGATCTTCATTTCCTCGTTGATGCGCTTGGCGCGAACGTCCAGGGCGCCACGGAAAATGAACGGGAAGCCCAGAACGTTGTTGACCTGGTTCGGGAAGTCCGAACGACCGGTGGCCATGATCACGTCGTTACGGGTGGCGTGAGCCAGCGCCGGAGCGATTTCCGGATCCGGGTTCGAGCAGGCGAATACGATCGGGTTGGCCGCCATGGACTTCAGGCCTTCAGCGCTCAGCAGATTCGGACCGGACAGACCAACGAACACGTCGGCGCCTTCCAGGGCATCAGCCAGGGTGCGCTTGTCGGTCGTGTGGGCGAAGACCGCCTTGTACTGGTTCAGGTCGTCACGGCCGGAGTGGATCACGCCACTGCGGTCGATCATGAAGATGTTCTCGATCTTCGCACCCATGCTCACCAGCAGCTTCATGCAGGAGATGGCGGCAGCACCGGCGCCCAGGCAGACGATCTTCGCTTCAGGCAGGGTCTTGCCGGCGATTTCCAGGGCGTTGATCATGCCGGCCGCGGTGACGATCGCGGTGCCGTGCTGGTCATCGTGGAATACCGGGATGTCGCACTGTTCGATCAGCGCGCGCTCGATCTCGAAGCACTCAGGTGCCTTGATGTCTTCCAGGTTGATGCCACCGAAGGTGATGGAGATACGCTTGACGGTGTCGATGAAGGCCTGTGGGCTTTCCGAATCGACTTCGATGTCGAAGACATCAATACCGGCGAAACGCTTGAACAGCACGCCCTTGCCTTCCATGACCGGCTTGGAGGCCAGGGGGCCCAGGTTACCCAGACCAAGGATCGCGGTGCCATCAGAAATGACCGCAACCAGGTTGCCTTTGCCAGTGTACTTGTAGGCCAGCTCGGGATCCCGGCCGATTTCACGTACGGGCTCGGCAACACCAGGGCTGTAGGCCAGCGACAGGTCGCGGGCGGTGGCAGTGGCTTTGGTAAGCTCGACGCTCAGCTTCCCCGGGCGAGGTTTGGCATGATACTCGAGAGCGGCAGTTTTCAAATCTGACATGTGGGCATTCCGCTTTTTACTGTGGGACAGACGGACCGCCGAGGATACGCGTGTCGCAAAATCCTAACAAGACTGACCAGTCACCGGTGTCAAGGGACGTATCCTACGACTTTGGCCCAAGAGCCGTGAAATACAAGGCCAAAACTGATCACAATCGACAAGTTAAAATGTCTACAATTTTTATCGGCGTGTCACCTTTAACATGGCCGGATGACTCAAAGGCAGTAGCCAAAGTGCCCGACGATCACTCGCACCACCCCGACCGGAACGCCTCACCAACCAACCCCGAGCCTCGACCTGTCGGCCCTTTAGCCCATCCAATGCAGCAGAATCGAACAGATTCAACCGCTCAGGCGCGACGTGCAGCACCACTTTCCCCTGCAATTCAATCCACAATCCGCGACGATTGCGCAGAACATTGCTCACACGCCCGCTCAACAGCACAAAACCGGACCGATCGATCTGATCCGCCTTCAGCACAGAAGCCTGCCCCCAAAGTCCAAGCCCGGCCTGCCTGGCTCGCTGCTCGGCTGCCTGCTGGCAATCGGACAAAACGCTATTGGGCGGCATGACGATTTGATGAGCCAGCCCCTCGGCGAGCAGACGACTGCCGAGATTCTGCCCATCCGCCCCATACAGATGAGCCAACTCGCGACCATGGCGGTCATGACGCTCCCGACCGGGGACCCAACCGACCTGGCCACCGCTTGCAGCCACCAGCGCCTGAAGACGCTGGCGGGCTGCTTCAGCCAAGGGCTCGGCAGCCCGCCCCTGACGTGCCAGTTCCGGGGTATTGATACCGATCAACCGGACGCTGCGACCATCCTTCAGGCGAACGGTGTCGCCATCGACCACTCGCTGCACCTCGACACGCGTCGCCGAAGACACTACCGGACAGAACGCCAGCACCTGCGCCTGATAAATCGCGCCCACAAAAAAGGCGCTCACAAGGAGCGCCTTCTTATTCAGCGAGGAACAGCCCTTCAGGCCGCCCAGGAAAAAAGCCTTAGGCCTTCTTCGCACCGAATGCACCGAAACGATCGGCGAACTTCTGAACGCGGCCGCCGGTGTCCAGAGTCTTCTGCTTACCGGTGTAGAACGGGTGGCACTCGTTGCACACGTCGATTGCCAGAGGCTTGGCGAAGGTCGAACGGGTTTCGAACTTGTTGCCGCAGCTGCAGGTAACGGCAACTGCTGGGTATTCTGGATGAATATCTGCTTTCATGGTGACTTCCTCGGCTAGCGTGCCGCCGCCCAACACTATTGTTGAACACCGCACGTAATTTAGCCGGTGATAATACCACCCTTGCAAAATGAAGCAAGCTGTCCCCCTGCACCAGTCGTCTGCTAGGCTCGCGCCCTTATTCATCGTCATTACCCGAGATAACCGCGTGCCCGACGCCATTCTGCGCCTCGCCCTGCCTTCGCCCTTGCGCCGCCTGTTCGATTACCGGGCACCCAAGGGCGTGCCGCGCCATGCGCTACAACCCGGCATGCGCCTGCGGGTGCCCTTCGGGCGACGGGAAATGATCGGCATTCTGGTGGAAGTCGCCGAGCACAGCGAAGTCCCGGCGGACAAGCTCAAGCCGGCACTGGCCCTGCTCGACGCCACACCGCCCTTGCCGCCGGAGTTGTTCAAGCTGTGCCTGTGGACCGCCCAATACTACCAGCACAGCCTCGGGGACACCTTGAGCTGGGCCTTACCGGTACTGTTGCGCCAAGGCGAACCGGCCGAGGCCCGCCAGGAGCGGTTCTGGTCGATGGCCCCCGGCGCGCGCCTCGACGACCCGCGCATCGCCCGCGCGCCTCGCCAGCGCGAAGCCCTGGCCACCCTGGCCCAGCATCCCCACGGCGTGGCACACCAACTGCTGGGTAAGCTGCAACTGAGCAAGGACAGCCTCGACCTGCTGTTGGCCAAGGAACTGGTGCAGGTGGAAATCCGTCGCCACGCCCCCAGCGAGCGTCACGAACACTGGCTGGCGCAACCGGAACTGCCGCTCAACGATGAACAGCGCGCCGCCTGCACGGCGATCCGGGCCGGCTTCGACAGTTTTCACGCCTTCCTGCTGGCCGGCGTCACCGGCAGCGGCAAGACCGAAGTCTACCTGCAGTTGATCCGCGAAACCCTCGAAGCCGGCAAGCAGGCCCTGGTCCTGATCCCCGAGATCAACCTCGGCCCACAGACCCTGGCGCGCTTCGAGCAGCGCTTCAATGCGCGGATCGCCCTGCTGCACTCGGCCGTCAACGATCGCGAACGCCTGGACGCCTGGCTCGCCGCACGGGACGGCGAGGCCGACATCATCATCGGCACCCGCTCGGCGCTGTTCACGCCCATGAAGAACCCCGGGCTGATCATCATCGATGAAGAACACGACGGCTCCTATAAACAGCAGGAAGGCTTGCGCTATCACGCTCGCGACCTGGCACTGGTGCGCGCCCGCCAGGAAAACATTCCGATCGTGCTGGGTTCCGCCACGCCGTCCCTGGAGAGCCTGCACAACGCCTATATCGGCCGCTATGGCCTGCTGCGCCTGAACCAGCGAGCCGGCGGCGCCAAACAACCGCGCTTCCTGCGCCTGGATGTGAAAAGCCGCCCTCTGGACAGCGGCATCTCCGGACCGATGCAACAAGCCATCGGCCAGACGCTCGCGGCCGGCCAGCAAGTGCTGGTGTTTCTCAACCGTCGGGGCTTCGCACCGACACTGCTCTGTCACGACTGCGGCTGGATGTCCGAATGCTCGCGCTGCGATGCGCGCATGACCGTGCATCAACGTTACGGCGAACTGCGCTGCCATCACTGCGGCAACGTCGAGCCGGTGCCACGCAATTGCCCACAATGCGCCAAGGTCGACCTGCGGCCGGTCGGAGCCGGGACCGAACGGGCCGAGGAACGCCTGTCCATCCTGTTCCCCGACTACCCGGTGCTACGGGTCGACCGCGACAGCACGTCACGCAAGGACGCGATGAACCAGTTGTTCGCCACCATCCAGAAAGGCCAGCCGTGCATCCTGGTCGGCACGCAGATGCTCGCCAAGGGCCACCACTTTCCCCGGGTGACCCTGGTCTCGATCCTGGATGCCGACGGTGGTCTGTTTTCCGGCGACTTCCGCGCCAGCGAGCGCATGGCCCAGTTGATCGTTCAGGTCGCAGGCCGGGCCGGGCGGGCGGAGGAGCCGGGCAAGGTGATCATCCAGACTCACCTGGCGGACCATCCGCTGCTGGTGCAACTGACTGAACAGGGCTATTTCGCCTTTGCCGAACAGGCCCTGAGCGAGCGCCGCGCGGCCGGCCTGCCGCCTTTCGCCCACCTGGCCCTGCTGCGCGCCGAGGCTCACAAGCCGGGACAGGCCGAAGGCTTTCTCGACGAAGCCTGCAGCGAGGCCGAGCGCCTGCTGGGGGAAATGGAGCTGGGCGGCATCGAGTTACTGGGGCCGGTACCGGCACCGATGGAACGTCGCGCCGGACGCTTCCGTGCGCAATTGCTGCTGCAGGCCAACGCCCGGGCGCCATTGCATCGCCTGTTGAGTCATTGGCTGCTGGTGCTGGAACAGATGCCGGGCGGGCGGCAGGTCAGATGGTCGCTGGATGTCGATCCGGTGGATCTGTACTGATCGGGACGGCCCCTTCGCGGGCAAGCCCTGCTCCTACAGGGCAGGGCCGAACTCAAGTCCTGCGCGCAACACCGAACTTGCAGGAGCAGGGCTTGCCCGCAAAAGGGCCACCTCCAGCAACACCACAAGTCCGCAACCGGTTGGCAAGCTCGCCCCGGCAACGGATAATACCCAGTTTTTCCACCTGCGCCTTGGGCGCCGCCGCGCTCGCGGTCGAAAGAGAAGACCATGAAAGACACCATTCGCCAGCTGATCCAGCAAGCCCTCACCCAACTCGTCAACGAAGGTGTGTTGCCTGAAGGCCTGACGCCGGCGATCCAGGTCGAGAACACCCGCGACAAGACCCACGGCGACTTTGCCAGCAACATCGCCATGATGCTGGCCAAGCCTGCCGGGCTGAAGCCCCGCGACCTGGCGGAAAAGCTGATCGCCGCCCTGCCGGCCGATGAAAACGTCAGCAAGGCGGAAATCGCCGGCCCCGGCTTCATCAACTTCTTCCAGAACACCCAGGCCCTGGCCTCACGCCTGGACGCCGCCCTGGCCGACGCCCGCATCGGCGTGCGCAAGGCCGGCACAGCCCAGCGCACCGTGGTCGACCTGTCGGCACCAAACCTGGCCAAGGAAATGCACGTCGGCCACCTGCGCTCGACCATCATCGGCGACGGCGTCGCGCGGGTCCTGGAGTTCCTCGGCGACACCGTGATCCGCCAGAACCATGTCGGCGACTGGGGCACCCAGTTCGGCATGCTGATGGCCTACCTGCAGGAAAACCCGATTACCAGCGACGAGCTGTCGGACCTGGAAAACTTCTACCGCGCCGCCAAGCAACGCTTCGACGAGTCGACCGAGTTCGCCGACCGCGCCCGTGGCCTGGTGGTCAAGCTGCAGGCCGGCGACGCGGAGTGCCTGGCGCTGTGGACTCGCTTCAAGGACATCTCGCTGTCCCACTGCCAGAAGATCTACGAGCTGCTCAACGTCAAGCTGACCATGGCCGACGTCATGGGCGAAAGCGCCTACAACGACGACCTGATCAACGTGGTCAACGACCTCAAGGCTGCCGGCATGCTGGTCGAGAGCAACGGTGCCCAGTGCGTGTTCCTAGACGAGTTCAAAAACGCCGAAGGCGAGCCACTGCCGGTGATCATCGTCAAGGCCGACGGCGGCTACCTCTACGCCACCACCGACCTGGCAGCGGTGCGCTACCGCAGTGGTCAGCTCAAGGCTGACCGCGCGCTGTATTTCGTCGACCAGCGTCAGGCCCTGCACTTCCAGCAGGTATTCGCCGTCGCACGCAAGGCCGGCTTCGTGACCCACCCGATGGAAATGGAGCACATGGGCTTCGGTACCATGAACGGTGCCGACGGCCGTCCGTTCAAGACCCGCGACGGTGGCACGGTCAAGCTGATCGACCTGCTGACCGAAGCCCAGGAGCGCGCCTACAACCTGGTCAAGGAAAAGAACCCGGACCTGGCCGAAACCGAACTGCGCGAAATCGCCCGGGTCGTGGGTATTGGCGCAGTGAAATACGCCGACCTGTCCAAGCACCGTACCAGCGACTACAGCTTCAACTTCGACCTGATGCTCAACTTCGAAGGCAACACAGCACCCTATCTGCTGTACGCCTACACCCGGGTATCCGGCGTGTTCCGCAAGCTGGGCAAGGACTTCAGCGAAATCGACGGGCAGATCGTGCTGGAAGCCGCACACGAGCAGGAGTTGGCGGCAAAACTGGCGCAGTTCTCCGAAGTGCTCAATAGCGTTGCCGAAAAGGGTACGCCACACATCCTCTGCACCTACCTGTACGATGTCGCCGGCCTGTTCTCCAGCTTCTATGAGAACTGCCCGATCCTCAGCGCCGACACCCCAGCCCGCATGCAGAGCCGTCTGCGTCTGGCGGCGCTGAGCGGACGCACCCTCAAGCAAGGCCTGGAACTGCTGGGCCTGGAAACCCTGGAGCGCATGTAAGTTGGCCGCGAAGAAAAAACCCGCCCCCAAACGCGGCGCCAGCCGCTACCAGGCTCCCGAGAAAAAGCCGATCCCGGGCTGGCTGTGGCTGGCCATCGGCCTCGGCGTCGGCGCCTTTGTCGTGTTCCTGATGAAGCTGGAACCGGGCAGGGGCGATGACGTCAAGCGCGTTCGGCAGGAACAGCAGAAAGCTACCAAGATCGCCGAGGCCAACAAGACCCCGCCGAGCCCGACTCAGCCGGTGAAGCCCAAGTACGACTTCTACACCTTGCTGCCGGAATCGGAAGTCATCGTGCCGCCGGAAGCCGTGCCGGAAAAAACCCTGCCGACGCCGCAGACAGTACCCACTCCGCAGACTCCGGTGACCCCGGCCGAAGCGGCGAAGATCGATACCGCCCGGGCCCAGGCGGCGCTGTCCGGGATCACCCCGCCACCGCCGCCACCGGTGGCCAAGGCGGAACCGGCAGCGGTAAC from Pseudomonas asplenii harbors:
- a CDS encoding malic enzyme-like NAD(P)-binding protein; the encoded protein is MSDLKTAALEYHAKPRPGKLSVELTKATATARDLSLAYSPGVAEPVREIGRDPELAYKYTGKGNLVAVISDGTAILGLGNLGPLASKPVMEGKGVLFKRFAGIDVFDIEVDSESPQAFIDTVKRISITFGGINLEDIKAPECFEIERALIEQCDIPVFHDDQHGTAIVTAAGMINALEIAGKTLPEAKIVCLGAGAAAISCMKLLVSMGAKIENIFMIDRSGVIHSGRDDLNQYKAVFAHTTDKRTLADALEGADVFVGLSGPNLLSAEGLKSMAANPIVFACSNPDPEIAPALAHATRNDVIMATGRSDFPNQVNNVLGFPFIFRGALDVRAKRINEEMKIAAANALKDLAKLPVPKEVCEAYGVDSLEFGREYIIPKPLDARLITVISDAVAKAAIETGVATLPYPKHYPLKSVDDVFNG
- a CDS encoding SPOR domain-containing protein → MAAKKKPAPKRGASRYQAPEKKPIPGWLWLAIGLGVGAFVVFLMKLEPGRGDDVKRVRQEQQKATKIAEANKTPPSPTQPVKPKYDFYTLLPESEVIVPPEAVPEKTLPTPQTVPTPQTPVTPAEAAKIDTARAQAALSGITPPPPPPVAKAEPAAVTKFFLQAGSFRKEADADKVRAQIILLGQAVSVESGTVKDETWYRVLVGPFSNREQLTTAQKQLAGSGFSNLLLQQRQSR
- a CDS encoding primosomal protein N', translating into MPDAILRLALPSPLRRLFDYRAPKGVPRHALQPGMRLRVPFGRREMIGILVEVAEHSEVPADKLKPALALLDATPPLPPELFKLCLWTAQYYQHSLGDTLSWALPVLLRQGEPAEARQERFWSMAPGARLDDPRIARAPRQREALATLAQHPHGVAHQLLGKLQLSKDSLDLLLAKELVQVEIRRHAPSERHEHWLAQPELPLNDEQRAACTAIRAGFDSFHAFLLAGVTGSGKTEVYLQLIRETLEAGKQALVLIPEINLGPQTLARFEQRFNARIALLHSAVNDRERLDAWLAARDGEADIIIGTRSALFTPMKNPGLIIIDEEHDGSYKQQEGLRYHARDLALVRARQENIPIVLGSATPSLESLHNAYIGRYGLLRLNQRAGGAKQPRFLRLDVKSRPLDSGISGPMQQAIGQTLAAGQQVLVFLNRRGFAPTLLCHDCGWMSECSRCDARMTVHQRYGELRCHHCGNVEPVPRNCPQCAKVDLRPVGAGTERAEERLSILFPDYPVLRVDRDSTSRKDAMNQLFATIQKGQPCILVGTQMLAKGHHFPRVTLVSILDADGGLFSGDFRASERMAQLIVQVAGRAGRAEEPGKVIIQTHLADHPLLVQLTEQGYFAFAEQALSERRAAGLPPFAHLALLRAEAHKPGQAEGFLDEACSEAERLLGEMELGGIELLGPVPAPMERRAGRFRAQLLLQANARAPLHRLLSHWLLVLEQMPGGRQVRWSLDVDPVDLY
- the rpmE gene encoding 50S ribosomal protein L31; amino-acid sequence: MKADIHPEYPAVAVTCSCGNKFETRSTFAKPLAIDVCNECHPFYTGKQKTLDTGGRVQKFADRFGAFGAKKA
- a CDS encoding thermonuclease family protein; translated protein: MRRRPKAFFLGGLKGCSSLNKKALLVSAFFVGAIYQAQVLAFCPVVSSATRVEVQRVVDGDTVRLKDGRSVRLIGINTPELARQGRAAEPLAEAARQRLQALVAASGGQVGWVPGRERHDRHGRELAHLYGADGQNLGSRLLAEGLAHQIVMPPNSVLSDCQQAAEQRARQAGLGLWGQASVLKADQIDRSGFVLLSGRVSNVLRNRRGLWIELQGKVVLHVAPERLNLFDSAALDGLKGRQVEARGWLVRRSGRGGASDRRALWLLPLSHPAMLKVTRR
- the argS gene encoding arginine--tRNA ligase, whose amino-acid sequence is MKDTIRQLIQQALTQLVNEGVLPEGLTPAIQVENTRDKTHGDFASNIAMMLAKPAGLKPRDLAEKLIAALPADENVSKAEIAGPGFINFFQNTQALASRLDAALADARIGVRKAGTAQRTVVDLSAPNLAKEMHVGHLRSTIIGDGVARVLEFLGDTVIRQNHVGDWGTQFGMLMAYLQENPITSDELSDLENFYRAAKQRFDESTEFADRARGLVVKLQAGDAECLALWTRFKDISLSHCQKIYELLNVKLTMADVMGESAYNDDLINVVNDLKAAGMLVESNGAQCVFLDEFKNAEGEPLPVIIVKADGGYLYATTDLAAVRYRSGQLKADRALYFVDQRQALHFQQVFAVARKAGFVTHPMEMEHMGFGTMNGADGRPFKTRDGGTVKLIDLLTEAQERAYNLVKEKNPDLAETELREIARVVGIGAVKYADLSKHRTSDYSFNFDLMLNFEGNTAPYLLYAYTRVSGVFRKLGKDFSEIDGQIVLEAAHEQELAAKLAQFSEVLNSVAEKGTPHILCTYLYDVAGLFSSFYENCPILSADTPARMQSRLRLAALSGRTLKQGLELLGLETLERM